A portion of the Campylobacter showae CSUNSWCD genome contains these proteins:
- a CDS encoding aryl-sulfate sulfotransferase, whose product MKRTLSSVALAVALLGGLSTAALAIGGPSGAHIDYAVPGKIGEVVVNPYDIAPLTAVIKNGGYTLANAKVTIVPKPGGQVISYKVADKHLRTHGGIPVFGLYPDYQNTVEVEYDKIYKGQTERIKETYKIYAPAIYLESSGMPSQKGALFDKIEVVKAPSAKFANRLYYVNNFVNKTGKGTKVVWNNPAGGAIEWNYSPNNFVLDTKGEVRWYMEPSKIYDLKQPFSAGVMMGFKQNDDGAMTWGYGQRYAKYDIMGREIFNRELPAGYNDFSHSMDVAQNGHYFLRAANANYKRADGKNVRTVRDVIVEVDRDGNVVDDFRLYEILDPYRDIVLKTLDQGAVCLNIDASKAGHTASSDELAAMDLSEKWGDIVGSGPGRNWAHVNSVDYDPSDDSIIISSRHQDAVIKIGRDKKIKWIMGAHKGWKDQFKGYLLQPVDKDGKKIVCEDEYSKCPGYESEKGGFDWQWTQHTAFRIDSKSKKGVVYLTVFDNGDTRGMEQPAMAGMKYSRAVVYKIDEKAKTVEQVWEYGKQRGSEWYSSVTSLAQYQDDLDSVMVYSAVAGMQFDIAKGRPVGVPSPHINEFEWGAKEPSIEIKMTNAMGYQAFPFSLEKAFEK is encoded by the coding sequence ATGAAAAGAACTCTATCGTCAGTCGCCCTAGCTGTGGCGTTACTCGGCGGTCTAAGCACGGCAGCACTTGCTATCGGCGGACCTAGCGGCGCGCACATCGACTACGCCGTCCCTGGCAAGATCGGCGAAGTGGTCGTAAATCCGTACGACATCGCGCCTCTAACGGCGGTCATCAAAAACGGCGGCTACACGCTAGCAAACGCGAAAGTCACCATCGTGCCAAAGCCGGGCGGTCAAGTTATCAGCTATAAAGTCGCCGACAAACATCTGCGCACGCACGGCGGAATTCCCGTTTTTGGACTTTACCCTGACTATCAAAACACCGTCGAGGTCGAGTACGATAAAATTTACAAGGGACAAACCGAGCGTATAAAAGAAACCTATAAAATTTACGCTCCTGCGATTTATTTGGAGAGCTCCGGTATGCCGTCTCAAAAGGGCGCGCTGTTTGATAAAATCGAAGTCGTGAAGGCTCCGAGCGCGAAATTTGCAAACCGCCTCTACTACGTAAATAACTTCGTAAATAAAACAGGCAAAGGCACCAAGGTCGTGTGGAACAACCCTGCAGGCGGCGCGATCGAGTGGAACTACAGCCCAAATAACTTCGTGCTAGACACCAAAGGCGAAGTGCGCTGGTATATGGAGCCGAGTAAAATTTACGACCTCAAACAGCCCTTTAGCGCTGGCGTCATGATGGGCTTTAAGCAAAACGACGATGGCGCGATGACGTGGGGATATGGCCAAAGATACGCCAAATACGACATAATGGGCCGCGAAATTTTTAACCGCGAACTGCCTGCGGGCTACAACGACTTCTCGCACTCCATGGACGTTGCGCAAAACGGACATTACTTCCTGCGCGCGGCAAATGCTAACTATAAACGCGCCGACGGTAAAAACGTCCGCACCGTGCGCGACGTCATCGTCGAGGTCGATCGCGACGGCAACGTCGTGGATGATTTTAGGCTATATGAAATTTTAGATCCGTATCGCGACATCGTGCTAAAAACGCTCGATCAGGGCGCGGTGTGCCTAAACATCGACGCTAGCAAAGCAGGCCACACCGCTAGCTCGGACGAGCTAGCCGCGATGGATTTGAGCGAAAAATGGGGCGACATCGTGGGCTCGGGGCCCGGACGCAACTGGGCGCACGTAAATAGCGTGGACTACGACCCGTCTGATGATAGTATCATCATCTCCAGCCGCCACCAAGACGCCGTCATCAAGATCGGCCGCGACAAAAAGATCAAGTGGATAATGGGCGCGCACAAAGGCTGGAAGGATCAGTTTAAGGGCTACTTGCTCCAGCCTGTAGATAAAGACGGCAAAAAGATCGTCTGCGAGGACGAATACTCAAAATGCCCAGGATATGAGAGCGAGAAGGGCGGATTTGACTGGCAGTGGACGCAGCACACGGCATTCCGCATCGATAGTAAGTCTAAAAAGGGCGTCGTCTATCTAACGGTCTTTGACAACGGCGACACCCGCGGCATGGAGCAGCCTGCGATGGCGGGTATGAAATACTCCCGCGCGGTCGTTTATAAAATCGACGAAAAAGCTAAAACCGTCGAGCAGGTCTGGGAATACGGCAAGCAGCGCGGCAGCGAGTGGTACAGCTCGGTCACATCGCTTGCGCAGTATCAAGACGACCTTGATAGCGTGATGGTTTACTCAGCGGTTGCTGGCATGCAGTTTGACATCGCCAAGGGCCGTCCGGTCGGCGTGCCTAGCCCTCACATCAACGAGTTTGAATGGGGTGCAAAAGAGCCGTCAATCGA
- a CDS encoding thiol:disulfide interchange protein DsbA/DsbL, translating to MNLLSKFSKGFLAVAMFGALSAAAFTEGEDYVKLEKPLSVEQNTLVKIFSYACPFCYKYDKTVTPKVVEKVAGLKYVPFHLKTKGEYGELGSKILAVLAVMDEEKGVSLLDENSLFKKAKFAYYKAYHDQKQRWSDGKDEAAFLKTGLDAAGVSEADYQKKLEDPKVAELLKKWDESYDVAKIQGVPAFVVNGKYLIMTKSITSLDGMAQLIEELLKK from the coding sequence ATGAACCTACTTTCTAAATTTAGCAAAGGCTTTCTAGCCGTTGCGATGTTTGGCGCTCTTAGCGCTGCCGCGTTTACCGAGGGCGAGGACTACGTCAAGCTAGAAAAACCGCTATCAGTGGAGCAAAACACGCTAGTTAAGATATTTAGCTACGCATGCCCGTTTTGCTACAAATACGACAAAACCGTCACACCAAAGGTCGTAGAAAAGGTCGCGGGGCTAAAATACGTGCCGTTTCATCTAAAAACCAAGGGCGAATACGGCGAGCTCGGAAGTAAAATTCTAGCCGTTTTAGCCGTGATGGACGAGGAAAAAGGCGTGAGTCTGCTAGATGAAAACTCGCTGTTTAAAAAAGCAAAATTTGCCTACTACAAGGCCTATCACGATCAAAAGCAACGCTGGAGCGACGGCAAGGACGAGGCTGCGTTTTTAAAGACTGGGCTTGATGCGGCCGGCGTCAGCGAAGCGGACTATCAAAAAAAGCTAGAGGATCCAAAAGTCGCCGAACTGCTTAAAAAATGGGACGAGAGCTACGACGTAGCCAAGATCCAAGGCGTGCCGGCGTTCGTCGTAAACGGCAAATACCTCATCATGACGAAGTCCATCACCTCCCTAGACGGCATGGCGCAGCTAATCGAAGAGCTGCTCAAAAAATAG
- the dsbI gene encoding protein-disulfide oxidoreductase DsbI, translated as MKFAQKLAKFGDSRLPWAILIAVSAGLVILAHSLFQNYVYMPPCEQCVYIRFAFLCMALGGLVAIINTKNLLLALAGYLLAFWGAIQGIMYSAKLIKIHDAVHGDDPFGVQGCSTEPHYPFGLPLERWAPDWFLPTGDCGYDNPMVPDGVTLDGFQKYLVDLYEDGWYLIPSSKFMSMADCTLIGFGVCFVVLAAMFICKILTLKKA; from the coding sequence ATGAAATTTGCGCAAAAGTTAGCGAAATTTGGCGATAGCCGCCTGCCGTGGGCGATCCTCATAGCGGTGAGCGCGGGGCTTGTTATCCTCGCGCACTCGCTGTTTCAAAACTACGTCTATATGCCGCCTTGCGAGCAGTGCGTTTATATCCGCTTTGCCTTTTTGTGCATGGCGCTAGGAGGCCTGGTCGCGATCATAAATACTAAAAATTTACTCCTCGCGCTCGCAGGCTACCTGCTAGCGTTTTGGGGCGCGATCCAGGGCATAATGTATAGCGCCAAACTAATCAAAATCCACGACGCCGTCCACGGAGACGATCCGTTCGGCGTGCAGGGCTGCTCGACTGAGCCGCACTATCCGTTTGGCTTGCCGCTTGAGCGATGGGCGCCTGATTGGTTCTTGCCTACGGGCGACTGCGGCTACGATAACCCGATGGTTCCAGACGGCGTCACGCTAGACGGCTTTCAGAAGTATCTCGTCGATCTTTACGAGGACGGCTGGTATCTGATCCCCTCAAGCAAATTTATGTCGATGGCCGACTGCACGCTGATCGGCTTTGGAGTCTGCTTCGTCGTGCTCGCCGCGATGTTTATTTGCAAAATTTTAACTCTAAAAAAAGCTTAA
- a CDS encoding sensor histidine kinase: protein MRALREHNFKIYFIIIFASLFVVLLGMKNYEDAKAQITALADKNKIAASENMVGNFSLWLDERLHSLVRAAKFIENAGVSQDSEKLGDFIRLFKENSAEFDALQFLREDGEIFVDGKELGDDEAMPKSLRAGLVWFEETKSTLAPTVNFMQRHKILGEPTLNLCVPVLDGGSFAGVFCGVVKLQNILKNMEKFKLAPDSYAFIVTHGGEILTPMKDAALKKQIEDKFKELFLRDEDITSLNIGSNFISVAEIPTLNWFIGAGTDNEKELAALLNSALKNALILLFAFAALALVANFLHNFMYSKIKNLQDDYEALLKHKARMSEAGELISGINHQFIQPVNSLNLMISSLLMLQKDGKLDAATLESMLQKGQAATVLLSDTIEIFRNFYKSSDSPQKFSVQRCIKDLLKLMHTELSKANVTVSLREFQDKEATQRMGIVQQILLILIHNAKDAVVERYKDEIAKRQVFLDVKFENGTCKISVTDYGSGVSKELRDKILTQPKTTKKQGSGIGLYFGKKLANEKLAGDVKLLSAGDPTTFELSFEINLKE, encoded by the coding sequence ATGAGAGCCTTACGCGAGCATAATTTTAAAATTTACTTCATCATCATTTTCGCAAGCCTTTTCGTGGTGCTTTTGGGCATGAAAAACTACGAGGACGCCAAGGCGCAGATCACGGCGCTCGCAGATAAAAACAAGATCGCCGCGAGCGAAAATATGGTAGGGAATTTCTCACTTTGGCTGGACGAGCGGCTGCACTCGCTGGTGCGCGCAGCTAAATTTATAGAAAACGCGGGCGTCTCGCAAGATAGCGAAAAGCTGGGCGACTTCATACGACTTTTCAAAGAAAACTCCGCAGAATTTGACGCCTTGCAGTTTTTGCGCGAAGACGGAGAAATTTTCGTGGACGGCAAGGAGCTAGGTGACGATGAAGCGATGCCAAAGAGCCTTCGCGCGGGGCTTGTATGGTTTGAAGAGACCAAAAGCACGCTCGCACCCACGGTAAATTTTATGCAGCGCCATAAAATTTTAGGCGAACCGACGCTAAATTTATGCGTGCCCGTGCTGGACGGCGGCTCGTTTGCGGGGGTGTTTTGCGGCGTGGTGAAACTGCAAAACATACTAAAAAATATGGAAAAATTTAAGCTCGCGCCCGACTCCTACGCCTTTATCGTTACGCACGGCGGCGAAATTTTAACGCCGATGAAGGACGCGGCGCTAAAAAAGCAGATCGAGGATAAATTTAAAGAGCTTTTTTTGCGCGATGAGGACATCACGAGCCTAAATATCGGCTCAAATTTCATCTCCGTCGCCGAGATCCCCACACTAAACTGGTTCATAGGAGCCGGCACCGATAACGAAAAGGAGCTCGCCGCACTGCTTAACTCCGCGCTAAAAAACGCCCTCATCCTGCTTTTTGCGTTCGCGGCGCTAGCGCTGGTGGCAAATTTCCTCCACAACTTTATGTATTCGAAAATCAAAAACTTGCAAGACGACTACGAAGCTCTGCTCAAGCACAAAGCCCGTATGAGTGAGGCGGGCGAGCTAATCAGCGGCATAAATCATCAGTTTATCCAGCCGGTTAATTCGCTAAATTTAATGATCTCAAGCCTGCTCATGCTGCAAAAAGACGGCAAGCTAGATGCCGCGACGCTAGAGAGTATGCTGCAAAAAGGGCAGGCTGCGACCGTGCTTTTAAGCGACACGATCGAGATTTTTAGAAATTTTTATAAAAGCAGCGACAGTCCGCAAAAATTTAGCGTGCAACGCTGTATCAAAGACCTACTAAAGCTCATGCACACCGAGCTTAGCAAAGCAAACGTCACGGTAAGCCTGCGCGAGTTTCAAGACAAAGAGGCCACGCAGCGGATGGGCATCGTGCAGCAAATTTTACTCATCCTCATTCACAACGCCAAAGACGCGGTCGTGGAGAGATACAAAGACGAGATCGCCAAACGGCAAGTTTTTTTGGATGTCAAATTTGAAAACGGCACGTGCAAGATATCCGTCACGGACTACGGCAGCGGCGTGAGCAAGGAGCTTCGGGATAAAATTTTAACCCAACCCAAAACCACTAAAAAGCAAGGAAGCGGCATCGGGCTGTATTTTGGCAAAAAGCTAGCAAACGAAAAGCTCGCAGGCGATGTCAAGCTACTAAGCGCGGGCGATCCGACGACGTTTGAGCTGAGCTTTGAGATAAATTTAAAGGAATAA
- a CDS encoding response regulator transcription factor, translated as MQEHLKLLKDLTVLIVEDDEIARELLIGGLKPYCLSVWGAGDGLEGLERFKKLAPAVVITDIHMPAMNGFEMMKEMMRIKPAQKFIVFTSYDTDDNLIKSIEHGAASFLKKPVDIAALCRLLVALTYEKDEKLVRLSPQTSINLTKEKIYKNGEEIYLSFLQNKLFWLFAYNLNKLVSYEMIEEFVYEGEQTSKSGYILLSGE; from the coding sequence ATGCAAGAGCATTTAAAGCTGCTTAAAGACCTAACCGTCCTCATCGTCGAGGACGACGAGATCGCAAGGGAGCTGCTAATAGGCGGGCTAAAGCCCTACTGCCTAAGCGTCTGGGGCGCGGGTGACGGGCTAGAGGGACTGGAGCGCTTTAAAAAGCTAGCTCCCGCCGTCGTCATCACCGACATCCACATGCCCGCGATGAACGGCTTTGAGATGATGAAGGAGATGATGCGCATAAAGCCCGCGCAAAAATTTATCGTCTTTACCTCCTACGACACCGACGACAACCTCATCAAAAGCATCGAGCACGGCGCGGCGTCGTTTCTAAAAAAGCCGGTCGATATCGCCGCTCTGTGCCGCCTGCTCGTGGCTCTAACCTACGAAAAGGACGAAAAGCTCGTGCGCTTAAGCCCGCAAACTAGCATAAATCTCACCAAAGAAAAGATCTACAAAAACGGCGAGGAAATTTATCTCTCGTTTTTGCAAAACAAGCTCTTTTGGCTCTTTGCGTATAATCTAAACAAGCTCGTGAGCTACGAGATGATCGAGGAGTTCGTCTACGAAGGCGAGCAAACAAGCAAGAGTGGGTATATCCTGCTAAGCGGCGAATAA
- a CDS encoding thiol:disulfide interchange protein DsbA/DsbL, whose amino-acid sequence MKRVSKFIRILVAVCLLGIGANALEEGTDYQVLEKPLNVPKDSVVKVFSYECPHCYKFDKTVTPKLFSELDGVKFIPYHLKTKGKLGETASKIFAAMIVLDEVSDVSLLSDKSKFKKAKFAIYKATHDKNDDFNDGKDKARFIQTALSAAGVSDADYDKALASERAQEILKAWNNSYDVAKIQGVPAYVVGGKYLINVKAIGSVDAMAAAVKELLAK is encoded by the coding sequence ATGAAAAGGGTTTCCAAATTTATACGAATTTTGGTTGCCGTTTGTCTGCTCGGCATCGGCGCAAACGCGCTAGAGGAGGGCACGGACTACCAAGTGCTAGAAAAGCCTCTAAACGTACCCAAAGATAGCGTCGTAAAGGTTTTTAGCTACGAGTGTCCGCACTGCTATAAATTCGATAAAACCGTCACGCCCAAACTCTTTAGCGAGCTAGACGGAGTCAAATTTATCCCGTATCACTTAAAAACCAAAGGCAAGCTGGGCGAAACGGCGAGCAAAATTTTTGCCGCAATGATCGTTTTAGACGAGGTTAGCGACGTTAGTTTGCTAAGCGACAAGTCTAAATTTAAAAAAGCCAAATTTGCGATCTACAAGGCTACTCACGACAAGAACGACGATTTTAACGACGGCAAGGACAAGGCGAGATTTATCCAGACGGCTCTTAGCGCAGCAGGCGTGAGCGACGCAGACTACGACAAGGCTCTAGCTAGCGAGCGCGCTCAAGAAATTTTAAAAGCGTGGAACAATAGCTACGACGTGGCGAAGATCCAGGGCGTGCCTGCGTACGTGGTCGGTGGCAAGTATCTCATAAACGTGAAGGCGATCGGCTCGGTAGACGCGATGGCGGCGGCAGTCAAGGAGCTGCTGGCAAAATAA
- a CDS encoding aryl-sulfate sulfotransferase encodes MRKNFFGSIVLAVALVGGAFIAVPQTASAGVLAHQVKTQGELGSVFINPYDVAPLTAVIDRAGKDIKDIHVRVLGKPNGGIDISYNVSEHALLTHDGVPIWGLYPDYLNEVEVSYVFNGEKKVEKYKIYAQPIVTYSRDYRFSHMQKMKVKKVDPAFKNRLYLINNTITSVYKPLDWKNGGAASWNDFTENFVVDTQGEVRWYLDYQKFYDRSERRVMDGGMMMGFHQLPNGDLSWGMAQRYMRYDMMGKEVYNRELPRGYIDLSHEVMPLKGDHLLLRVGKYNYHHADGRLSHTIRDHIIEVDGSGKVVDEWDLNEIFGKNVYRSNLIKALDARAVCLNIDMDAKEIKISDDLPFGDVTSTGTGRNWAHVNSISHDPSDDGIILSLRHQGIVKIGRDKKVKWILASPEGWSADFKEKVLTPVDKNGNKIKCENSRCEGDFDWSWTQHTAWLTPRYDNKGSVKHISVFDNGDGRGMEQPALKEEKYSRAVEYKIDEKKGTVEQTWEFGKERGFDFYSAVTSVVEWQKDKSTYFISSSNVYLLKPDKTIKMVLVEIDPKTNDIKFEMDVESASRDDVAYRAMVIDPNIFEY; translated from the coding sequence ATGCGTAAGAATTTTTTCGGTTCTATCGTTTTGGCTGTGGCCTTAGTGGGCGGCGCGTTTATAGCGGTGCCGCAGACTGCGAGTGCGGGCGTTTTGGCGCATCAGGTAAAAACCCAGGGCGAGCTTGGCTCGGTGTTTATCAACCCATACGACGTGGCGCCACTAACCGCCGTCATTGATCGCGCCGGCAAGGACATCAAGGATATCCACGTGCGGGTGCTGGGTAAGCCAAATGGCGGCATCGACATCTCATATAACGTCTCCGAGCATGCGCTGCTGACGCATGACGGCGTGCCGATCTGGGGGTTGTATCCGGACTATCTAAACGAGGTCGAAGTAAGCTACGTTTTTAACGGCGAAAAGAAGGTCGAAAAGTATAAAATTTACGCTCAGCCGATCGTGACGTATAGCCGCGATTATAGATTTAGCCACATGCAAAAGATGAAGGTTAAAAAGGTCGATCCTGCGTTTAAAAACAGGCTCTATCTCATCAACAACACTATCACGAGCGTTTATAAGCCGCTTGATTGGAAAAACGGCGGTGCTGCTAGCTGGAATGATTTCACCGAAAATTTCGTCGTCGATACGCAGGGCGAGGTCAGATGGTATCTGGACTATCAGAAATTTTACGACCGCAGCGAGCGTAGAGTGATGGACGGCGGCATGATGATGGGCTTTCATCAGCTGCCAAACGGCGATCTGAGCTGGGGTATGGCGCAGCGATATATGCGCTACGATATGATGGGCAAGGAGGTGTATAATCGCGAGCTGCCGCGCGGCTACATCGACCTTAGCCACGAGGTGATGCCGCTAAAAGGCGATCACTTACTGCTTCGCGTCGGCAAATACAACTACCACCACGCAGACGGTAGGCTCTCGCACACGATCAGAGATCACATCATCGAAGTGGACGGCAGCGGCAAGGTCGTGGACGAGTGGGATCTGAATGAAATTTTCGGCAAAAACGTTTATCGTAGCAACCTCATCAAGGCTCTTGACGCTCGCGCCGTGTGCCTAAATATCGATATGGACGCCAAAGAGATCAAAATCAGCGACGATCTGCCTTTTGGCGACGTGACCTCGACCGGCACGGGACGCAACTGGGCGCACGTAAACTCGATCTCGCACGATCCTAGCGACGACGGTATCATCCTCTCGCTTCGCCACCAAGGCATAGTTAAGATCGGCCGCGACAAAAAAGTAAAATGGATCCTGGCGTCGCCTGAAGGCTGGAGCGCGGACTTTAAAGAAAAAGTGCTCACTCCGGTGGATAAAAACGGCAACAAGATCAAATGCGAAAACTCAAGATGCGAGGGCGACTTCGACTGGTCGTGGACGCAGCACACCGCGTGGCTCACCCCGCGCTACGATAACAAGGGCAGCGTAAAGCACATCAGCGTATTTGACAACGGCGACGGCCGCGGTATGGAGCAGCCTGCGCTAAAAGAGGAAAAATACTCTCGCGCGGTCGAGTACAAGATCGACGAGAAAAAGGGCACGGTAGAACAGACGTGGGAGTTTGGCAAGGAGCGCGGATTTGACTTCTATAGCGCGGTTACGAGCGTCGTGGAGTGGCAAAAGGATAAAAGCACGTACTTCATCTCAAGCTCGAACGTCTATCTGCTAAAGCCTGATAAAACGATCAAAATGGTGCTCGTGGAGATCGATCCGAAAACAAACGACATCAAATTTGAAATGGACGTTGAGTCTGCGTCTAGAGACGACGTGGCATACCGCGCGATGGTGATCGATCCAAATATCTTTGAATATTAA
- a CDS encoding tautomerase family protein — protein sequence MPFINVKMAGPEPTKEQKQKLVEEMTDTMVRVLGKNRERVQIYIETYDASSIGSGGKTLEEIRKEQK from the coding sequence ATGCCTTTCATAAACGTAAAAATGGCAGGCCCGGAGCCGACAAAAGAGCAAAAGCAAAAGCTGGTCGAGGAGATGACCGACACTATGGTGCGCGTGCTGGGCAAAAACCGCGAACGAGTGCAAATTTATATCGAGACATACGACGCAAGCTCGATAGGCTCGGGCGGCAAGACGCTTGAGGAGATTAGAAAGGAGCAAAAATGA
- the bcp gene encoding thioredoxin-dependent thiol peroxidase, whose product MSEFSKEDLERKITLAAGDTAPNFTLENSDGVSISLKDFVGKNVVLYFYPKDNTPGCTTEACEFSALYDDFIAKDTVIVGVSPDSVKSHAGFAQKQGLKHILLSDPTHEVAKLYGVWQVKKNYGKEYLGIARSTFVIGKDGKVAKVYKSVKAKEHAAKVLADLVK is encoded by the coding sequence ATGAGCGAATTTTCAAAAGAGGACCTAGAGCGCAAGATCACGCTAGCAGCGGGCGATACGGCGCCAAATTTTACCCTAGAAAACAGCGACGGCGTTAGCATCAGCCTAAAAGACTTCGTCGGCAAAAACGTCGTGCTGTACTTTTACCCAAAGGATAACACCCCGGGCTGCACGACCGAGGCATGCGAATTTAGCGCACTTTACGACGATTTTATCGCCAAAGACACCGTGATCGTGGGCGTTAGTCCCGATAGCGTCAAATCACACGCCGGCTTTGCGCAAAAACAGGGCCTAAAACACATCCTGCTAAGTGACCCCACGCACGAAGTCGCCAAACTCTACGGCGTCTGGCAGGTGAAAAAAAACTACGGCAAAGAGTATCTGGGTATCGCGCGCTCGACCTTTGTGATCGGCAAAGACGGCAAAGTCGCGAAGGTGTATAAGAGCGTGAAGGCGAAGGAGCATGCGGCGAAGGTTTTGGCCGATCTTGTGAAGTGA
- a CDS encoding aldehyde dehydrogenase family protein: protein MVKLQEKYGLFINGEFAPASSGKTLDTFDPATGKKLAAIADASKEDVDAAVKAAREAFKTFRHSTVSERSRILLKIADIIDANKDFLAAVETMDNGKPIRETLNVDVPYAAEHFRYFAGVIQGEEGSANVLEEKHLSLILREPIGVVAQIVPWNFPFLMVAWKLAPVIAAGDTSVLKPSSETSLSVLELMRLIKDVLPKGVVNVITGKGSGAGEFLQKHSGIDKIAFTGSTEIGREIAISAAEKIIPATLELGGKSANIIYADADFDLALDGVQMGILFNQGQVCCAGSRIFVEEKIYDKFIAAAVEKFKNLKVGDPLDPKTQMGSQINAKQAAKIVEYINIGVKEGAKIAVGGKLAAAGDSFVEPTLLVDVSNDMRVAREEIFGPVGVVIKFKNEDELIKMVNDSEYGLGGGVFTQDITRAIRTARAMETGRVWINCYNQIPAGSPFGGYKSSGIGRETHKVILEHYTQMKNIMINLTGKVSSFY from the coding sequence ATGGTTAAGTTACAAGAAAAATACGGCCTTTTTATAAACGGCGAATTCGCCCCCGCAAGCAGCGGCAAGACGCTAGATACGTTTGATCCGGCCACCGGCAAAAAGCTAGCCGCGATCGCGGACGCGAGCAAAGAGGATGTGGATGCGGCGGTTAAGGCGGCTCGAGAAGCGTTTAAGACGTTTCGTCACAGCACCGTAAGTGAGCGAAGCAGAATTTTGCTCAAAATCGCCGATATAATCGACGCAAACAAGGACTTTTTGGCCGCGGTCGAGACGATGGATAACGGCAAGCCTATCCGCGAGACGTTAAACGTGGACGTGCCGTACGCGGCGGAGCATTTTAGGTATTTTGCCGGCGTGATCCAGGGCGAAGAGGGTAGCGCAAACGTACTCGAGGAAAAGCACCTCTCGCTCATATTGCGCGAGCCTATCGGCGTCGTAGCGCAGATCGTGCCGTGGAATTTCCCATTTTTGATGGTGGCGTGGAAACTAGCTCCGGTTATCGCCGCGGGCGACACGAGCGTGCTAAAACCGTCGTCTGAAACGAGCTTGAGCGTGCTAGAGCTAATGCGCCTCATCAAAGACGTGCTACCAAAAGGCGTCGTAAACGTGATCACGGGCAAAGGCAGCGGCGCGGGCGAGTTTTTGCAAAAGCATAGCGGCATCGACAAGATCGCATTTACCGGCTCGACCGAGATCGGACGCGAGATCGCTATCTCAGCGGCTGAAAAAATCATCCCAGCAACGCTCGAGCTAGGTGGCAAATCAGCCAACATCATCTATGCCGACGCGGACTTTGACCTGGCTCTAGACGGCGTTCAGATGGGCATTTTGTTTAACCAAGGGCAAGTTTGCTGCGCGGGCAGTAGGATATTTGTCGAGGAGAAAATTTACGACAAATTTATCGCCGCGGCTGTGGAGAAATTTAAAAATCTAAAAGTCGGCGATCCTCTGGATCCAAAGACACAGATGGGCTCTCAAATCAACGCCAAACAAGCCGCCAAAATCGTCGAGTACATCAATATCGGCGTCAAAGAAGGCGCTAAAATCGCCGTCGGAGGCAAACTCGCGGCTGCGGGCGATAGCTTCGTCGAGCCGACGCTGCTAGTTGACGTGAGCAACGATATGCGCGTAGCTAGAGAGGAAATCTTCGGCCCTGTGGGCGTCGTGATCAAATTTAAAAACGAAGACGAGCTCATCAAAATGGTAAACGACAGCGAATACGGCCTAGGCGGCGGCGTCTTCACGCAGGACATCACTCGCGCTATCCGCACCGCTCGCGCGATGGAGACGGGCCGCGTGTGGATAAACTGCTACAACCAGATCCCGGCGGGCAGCCCATTTGGCGGCTACAAGAGCTCTGGCATCGGCCGCGAAACGCACAAAGTCATCCTCGAGCACTACACTCAGATGAAAAATATCATGATAAATTTGACGGGCAAGGTTAGTTCGTTTTATTAA
- a CDS encoding Rossmann-like domain-containing protein: MDAIGAADNLSITVVTLLNDTLEEIVSLKKSGADVIVVGPTVLMSPKALFDRGVSCAGGIYTTRVGDFLDVIVQAGSEYRFSANLRKNL; the protein is encoded by the coding sequence GTGGACGCGATCGGGGCGGCCGACAATCTCAGCATAACCGTCGTCACGCTACTAAACGACACGCTGGAGGAGATAGTGAGTCTAAAAAAGAGCGGTGCCGACGTCATCGTCGTAGGTCCAACCGTTTTGATGTCGCCTAAAGCGCTTTTTGATAGAGGCGTGAGTTGTGCGGGCGGCATTTATACTACGCGCGTGGGCGATTTTTTAGACGTGATTGTGCAGGCCGGTTCGGAGTATCGTTTTTCGGCAAATTTGCGGAAAAATTTGTAA
- a CDS encoding enolase N-terminal-like fold-containing protein, producing the protein MVGLFFTGVKLSNGVCGVSLTPLKAFPQAVCCPSQTAVMPNSGNICGKNVKTLLKD; encoded by the coding sequence GTGGTAGGGCTGTTTTTCACGGGCGTAAAGCTAAGCAATGGCGTTTGCGGCGTGAGCCTCACCCCACTAAAGGCCTTTCCGCAGGCTGTTTGCTGTCCGTCGCAAACCGCGGTAATGCCAAATTCTGGCAACATCTGCGGCAAAAACGTAAAAACGCTTTTAAAGGATTAA